The Bos indicus x Bos taurus breed Angus x Brahman F1 hybrid chromosome 10, Bos_hybrid_MaternalHap_v2.0, whole genome shotgun sequence genome has a segment encoding these proteins:
- the LOC113899647 gene encoding histone H2B type 2-E-like: MPEPAKSAPAPKKGSKKAVTKAQKKDSKKRKRSCKEGYSMYVYKVLKQVHPDTGISSKAMEVMNSFVNIFEPIAGEASRLAHYNKRSTIISREIQTAVRLLLPGELAKHTVSEGTKAVTKYTSSK, encoded by the coding sequence ATGCCTGAACCGGCTAAGTCTGCTCCTGCCCCTAAAAAGGGCTctaaaaaagctgtgaccaaggcccagaagaaggacAGCAAGAAGCGCAAGCGCAGCTGCAAGGAGGGCTACTCCATGTACGtgtacaaggtgctgaagcaAGTCCATCCGGACACCGGCATCTCGTCCAAGGCCATGGAAGTCATGAACTCCTTCGTCAACATTTTCGAGCCCATCGCTGGTGAGGCATCGCGCCTGGCGCATTACAACAAGCGCTCGACTATCAtatccagggagatccagactgccgtgcgcttgctgctacctggggagctggccaagcacaccgtgtccgagggcactaaggctgtcaccaagtataccagctccaagtaa